A genome region from Oenanthe melanoleuca isolate GR-GAL-2019-014 chromosome 2, OMel1.0, whole genome shotgun sequence includes the following:
- the CASD1 gene encoding N-acetylneuraminate 9-O-acetyltransferase: protein MAALAYTGGKREINYYFSVRSAKALALGAVLLLTACHAASRRYRGGDTCEYLLSSGRFLGEKVWQPHSCMMHKYKNSEAKNCLIDKHVVFIGDSRIRQLFYSFIKLINPQVKEEGIKHGNIPFEDKSASIKVDFLWYPEVNGSMRQRIKSWTEGSVAKPHIIVVGAATWSIKIHNGSNEALAQYKINITSIAPLLEKLAISSDVYWVLQDPVYEDMLSESRKMITNEKIDAYNEAAVRILNSSSRNSKAKVKVFSVSKLIAQETIMKSVDGLHLPESSRDTNAMILMNVYCNKIVKPIDGSCCQPQPPLTLIQKIAFCFFTLSIIGYLIISLIHRNSYRKNKSCTDLESGEEKKPVISTPNVSTLEMLLHCFCKLGLIMTYFYLCDRANLFMKENKFYTHSSFFIPIVYILVLGVFYTENTKETKVLNREQTDEWKGWMQLVILIYHISGASTFLPVYMHIRVLVAAYLFQTGYGHFSYFWIKGDFGVYRVCQVLFRLNFLVVVLCIVMDRPYQFYYFVPLVTVWFMIIYATLAVWPQIVQKKANGNCLWHFGLLLKLICLLTCIYFLSYSQGAFEKIFSFWPLSKCFELNGNVYEWWFRWKLDRYVVFHGMLFAFIYLALQKHQMISEGKGDPLFSNRVSNVLLFISIVSFLTYSIWASSCKNKTECNELHPSVSVVQILAFILIRNIPGYVRSVYSSFFAWFGKISLELFICQYHIWLAADTKGILVLIPGYPMFNVLVSTFIFVCVAHEISQITNDLAQIVVPKDNSTLLKRLLCIAGFFSGLHFFSAMQDQSRH from the exons ATGGCGGCGCTGGCCTACACCGGGGGCAAGCGGGAGATCAACTACTACTTCAGCGTGAGGAGCGCCAAGGCGCTGGCGCTGGGCGCCGTCCTGCTCCTCACCGCCTGCCACGCCGCCTCCCGCCGCTACCGAG GTGGTGATACATGTGAGTACCTTTTGTCCAGTGGGAGATTTCTTGGAGAAAAAGTATGGCAACCTCACAGTTGTATGATGCATAAGTATAAAAATAG TGAAGCAAAAAATTGCCTCATAGACAAACATGTTGTGTTTATAGGAGATTCTAGAATTCGACAGCTGTTCTATTCATTCATAAAACTGATAAATCCTCAAGTCAAAGAAGAGGGAATTAAG CATGGAAATATCCCATTTGAAGATAAATCTGCTTCAATTAAAGTG GATTTTCTGTGGTATCCAGAAGTTAATGGCTCTATGAGGCAACGTATCAAATCTTGGACTGAG gGTTCTGTGGCAAAACCTCATATAATTGTAGTAGGAGCTGCCACG TGGTCTATCAAGATTCACAATGGCAGCAACGAAGCCCTTGCACAATATAAAATCAATATCACTTCAATTGCACCTCTTTTGGAAAAATTAGCAATAAGTAGTGATGTTTACTGGGTCTTACAAG ATCCTGTTTATGAAGATATGCTGAGTGAAAGTCGGAAAATGATCACTAATGAGAAAATAGATGCTTATAATGAAGCAGCTGTTCGTATTCTGAACAGCAGCTCCCGAAATTCCAAAGCTAAAGTTAAAGTGTTCAGTGTATCCAAATTGATAGCACAAGAAACTATCATGAAGTCTGTGGATGGCCTGCATCTCCCTGAATCAAGCAGAGATACA aatgcAATGATTCTTATGAATGTCTACTGCAATAAAATAGTGAAGCCCATtgatggctcctgctgccagcctcagccTCCACTCACTCTGATACAGAAGAtagctttctgtttttttactTTGTCCATTATTGGATATTTAATTATCAGCTTAATTCATCGGAATAGTTATCGGAAGAACAAATCATGCACTGATTTGGAAAgtggagaagagaagaaaccTGTCATCAGCACACCTAACGTTTCTACTTTAGAGATGCTCTTACACTGCTTTTGCAAACTTGGTCTAATCATGACCTATTTTTATCTGTGTGACAGAGCAAATCTTTtcatgaaggaaaataaattttacacaCATTCATCTTTCTTCATACCAATCGTCTATATCTTGGTTTTGGGGGTATTTTATACTGAAAATACCAAAGAG ACTAAAGTGTTAAATAGAGAACAGACTGATGAATGGAAGGGCTGGATGCAACTTGTTATTTTGATTTATCATATCTCTGGAGCAAGCACT TTTTTGCCTGTGTACATGCACATTCGAGTTCTGGTTGCTGCATATCTGTTTCAAACAGGTTATGGGCACTTCTCATATTTTTGGATAAAAGGGGACTTTGGTGTATACAGAGTGTGTCAG GTTTTATTCCGTCTCAATTTCTTGGTTGTGGTGTTGTGCATAGTGATGGATCGACCTTACCAGTTCTACTATTTTGTGCCATTAGTCACTGTCTGGTTTATGATCATTTATGCCACCTTAGCTGTATGGCCTCAGATTGTCCAGAAGAAAGCAAATg GGAACTGCCTGTGGCACTTTGGTTTACTGCTGAAACTGATTTGCTTACTGACGTGTATATATTTTCTGTCATATTCTCAG GGTGCATTTGagaagatattttcattttggccATTGTCCAAGTGTTTTGAACTGAATGGGAATGTCTATGAATGGTGGTTTAGGTGGAAGCTGGATCGCTAT GTGGTTTTTCACGGGatgctgtttgcttttatttatctGGCATTGCAGAAACATCAGATGAtatcagaaggaaaaggagatcCTCTTTTCTCCAACAGAGTTtcaaatgttttattatttatttcaattgtGTCCTTTTTG ACCTACTCTATTTGGGCTAGTAGCTGTAAAAACAAGACAGAGTGCAATGAGCTACATCCCTCTGTTTCTGTTGTGCAG attttaGCTTTCATCCTCATCAGGAACATTCCTGGATATGTCCGATCTGTGTATAGCTCATTCTTCGCCTGGTTCGGCAAAATTTCTTTAGAG ctttTCATTTGCCAATACCATATTTGGCTGGCAGCAGACACGAAGGGGATCTTGGTGCTCATTCCTGGATATCCAATGTTTAATGTCCTTGTCAGCACTTTCATATTTGTGTGCGTGGCACATGAGATTTCTCAGATCACTAATGATCTAGCCCAGATTGTTGTTCCTAAAGATAACTCAACTCTGCTGAAGAGGTTGCTATGCatagctggatttttttctggactACACTTCTTCTCAGCAATGCAAGATCAGTCAAGGCATTAA